From one Rhodamnia argentea isolate NSW1041297 chromosome 1, ASM2092103v1, whole genome shotgun sequence genomic stretch:
- the LOC125315349 gene encoding cytochrome P450 89A2-like translates to MDLWLLILVTFSVAAFLGATLNLLSSAQTKKSLPPGPLKFPVVGDFLWLRKSFFELEPVLRSLRSRYGPMVTLHIGSRPAVFVSSPALAHQALVHRGAIFADRPPPSATIRLLSSNQHSIISSSYGPIWRLLRRNLTAEILHPSRLRSYSPARTWVLNMLAAELKSQPGGVVRVLDHFPHSMLCLLVLMCFGDGLEEKQIREIEEVQRRVLLGRRGFNVLNFWPWLSKLVLRKRWKEFYELCECRKRVFIPLIRARLKAKREQLSKDKEDGNNGNGDRIVPYVDTLLDLELPEEKRKLEENELVTLCWEFLNAGAHTTSTALQWIMANLIKYPEIQERLYREIKSVVVQGAEQVKEEDVQRMGYLKAVVLEGLRRHPPAHFVLPHAVTEDAELGGYVIPKDGTINFMVAEMGWDPEVWEDPMAFKPERFLNCKGGEFDITGSREIKMMPFGAGRRICPGYGLAMLHLEYFVANLVWLFQWRTVAGEEVDLSEKQEFIIAGMKNPLRAQISPRNLGTRISENVLPSQ, encoded by the coding sequence ATGGATCTCTGGCTCCTCATCCTCGTCACCTTCTCCGTCGCCGCCTTCCTTGGAGCCACCCTCAACCTCCTCTCCTCCGCCCAAACGAAGAAGAGCCTCCCTCCGGGGCCGCTCAAATTCCCGGTCGTCGGCGACTTCCTATGGCTCCGCAAGTCCTTCTTCGAGCTCGAGCCCGTCCTCCGCTCCCTCCGCTCCCGTTATGGCCCGATGGTCACCCTCCACATAGGCTCCCGCCCCGCCGTCTTCGTCTCCTCCCCGGCTCTCGCCCACCAGGCCCTCGTCCACCGCGGCGCCATCTTCGCCGACCGCCCGCCCCCATCCGCCACCATCCGCCTCCTCTCCTCCAACCAGCACAGCATCATCTCCTCCTCCTACGGCCCCATCTGGCGCCTCCTCCGCCGGAACCTCACGGCGGAGATCCTTCATCCCTCCCGCCTCCGCTCCTATTCCCCCGCCCGCACGTGGGTCCTCAACATGCTCGCGGCGGAGCTCAAGTCCCAGCCCGGCGGCGTCGTCCGCGTCCTCGACCACTTCCCGCACTCCATGCTCTGCTTGCTGGTCCTCATGTGCTTCGGAGACGGGCTCGAGGAGAAGCAGATTAGGGAGATCGAGGAGGTTCAGCGACGCGTTCTGCTGGGTCGACGAGGTTTCAACGTGCTCAATTTCTGGCCGTGGCTGAGCAAGCTCGTGCTCCGGAAGCGGTGGAAGGAGTTCTATGAGCTCTGCGAGTGTCGGAAACGCGTCTTCATCCCGCTCATCAGAGCTCGACTCAAGGCCAAGCGAGAGCAACTGAGCAAAGACAAGGAGGACGGGAACAACGGCAACGGCGATCGGATCGTGCCGTACGTGGACACGCTCCTGGACCTGGAGCTgccggaggagaagaggaagctgGAGGAGAACGAGCTCGTGACCCTCTGCTGGGAGTTCCTCAACGCCGGCGCTCACACAACGTCGACGGCACTGCAGTGGATCATGGCCAACCTGATCAAGTACCCTGAAATCCAAGAGAGGCTCTACCGTGAAATCAAATCAGTCGTTGTACAAGGGGCGGAACAAGTGAAGGAGGAGGACGTGCAGAGGATGGGCTACCTGAAGGCGGTGGTACTGGAGGGGCTGCGCCGCCACCCGCCGGCGCACTTCGTTCTGCCGCACGCGGTGACGGAGGACGCGGAGCTGGGAGGGTACGTGATCCCTAAGGACGGGACCATCAACTTCATGGTGGCGGAGATGGGTTGGGACCCGGAAGTGTGGGAGGACCCGATGGCGTTCAAGCCGGAGAGGTTCTTGAATTGCAAAGGCGGGGAGTTCGACATCACGGGGAGCAGGGAGATAAAGATGATGCCTTTTGGGGCGGGGAGAAGAATCTGTCCTGGATACGGGCTTGCGATGCTGCACTTGGAGTACTTCGTGGCGAACTTGGTCTGGCTGTTCCAGTGGCGGACTGTGGCGGGCGAAGAGGTGGACCTATCGGAGAAGCAGGAGTTCATCATCGCAGGGATGAAGAACCCTTTGAGGGCTCAGATTTCTCCCCGGAATTTGGGCACCCGAATTTCGGAAAATGTCCTCCCTTCCCAATGA